Proteins from a genomic interval of Xanthomonas sp. AM6:
- a CDS encoding TonB-dependent siderophore receptor, whose amino-acid sequence MPLRSRPRSLSLAIGCALGLAGHSATAQDAGGDPVTLDQISVYGRVTSETTLQIPQTVDVIDRAMIEATGSETVGDALRFVPGASRDGSTLDAFGDTYLIRGFAANQTVNGMTANALRQARDAVGIERIEVLKGPASVLYGQLQPGAVVNIVTKQPESIWGAEATVKYGRFDDWRGTLDLTGPLSADGAVRFRLTGAADDSKSFVDFWNRQHQFIAPTLAIDLSERTTLTLEAFHTRNRIEGFFNGVPAEGTVLANPNGRLPRSLSLVDPTFDPSVRSNTDVSARLEHRFSDSVRYRAAVSWTREEVDEENIFGVLGWDEPQRTLTRAVLDGRSAGEAWSAHNDLAWQASTGAITHEVVAGGDYTRFKRHSASTTGLADSLDLYAPVYQLARRPEVVPLPARSSTSEEAIRTLGLFAQDRIGLTERLRAVVGARWSTYRQDTTSWSGRTGNGNFRQKQDAWTSQLGLLYTPHEHLALFANRTASFLPVSGLTASGTPLEPETGVQYEVGAKSSFWNGRLVATGALFRLEREHVAVSDRDNPSSLAAIGKQRSEGVDLSARLGMHGWTVQTGYAYTRARTVEDTNTDLVGAPIRNVPRHSFVLQSEYRFSEGALSGLRLGASSTYIGTRTGDVEGSFELPSYWRTDLSMDYEISRQLTMGMRIDNVADKRGYTHAFSTFEVWPDIPRTASITVSYRY is encoded by the coding sequence ATGCCCTTGCGTTCCCGTCCCCGCTCCCTGTCCCTGGCCATCGGCTGCGCGTTGGGCCTGGCAGGCCATTCGGCGACCGCGCAGGACGCGGGCGGCGATCCGGTCACGCTGGACCAGATCTCCGTCTACGGCCGCGTGACCAGCGAGACCACGCTGCAAATTCCGCAGACCGTGGACGTGATCGACCGCGCCATGATCGAAGCCACCGGCAGCGAGACCGTGGGCGATGCGCTGCGGTTCGTGCCGGGCGCCTCGCGCGACGGCTCCACCCTCGACGCGTTCGGCGACACCTACCTGATCCGCGGGTTCGCGGCGAACCAGACCGTCAACGGCATGACCGCCAACGCCCTGCGCCAGGCGCGCGATGCGGTCGGCATCGAACGCATCGAAGTGCTCAAGGGACCGGCCTCGGTGCTGTACGGGCAGTTGCAGCCGGGCGCCGTGGTCAACATCGTCACCAAGCAGCCGGAGAGCATCTGGGGCGCCGAGGCCACCGTGAAGTACGGCCGTTTCGACGATTGGCGCGGCACCCTGGACCTCACCGGCCCGCTCTCGGCCGACGGCGCCGTGCGCTTCCGCCTCACCGGCGCCGCCGACGACAGCAAGTCGTTCGTCGACTTCTGGAACCGCCAGCATCAGTTCATCGCACCCACGCTGGCCATCGACCTGAGCGAGCGCACCACGTTGACGCTGGAGGCCTTCCACACCCGCAACCGCATCGAAGGCTTCTTCAACGGCGTGCCGGCCGAAGGCACCGTGCTGGCGAACCCGAACGGCCGGCTGCCGCGTTCGCTCAGCCTGGTCGATCCCACCTTCGATCCGTCCGTGCGCAGCAACACCGACGTCAGCGCGCGCCTGGAGCATCGGTTCAGCGACAGCGTCCGTTACCGCGCCGCGGTCTCGTGGACGCGGGAAGAGGTCGACGAAGAGAACATCTTCGGCGTCCTCGGCTGGGACGAGCCGCAACGCACGCTGACCCGCGCGGTGCTGGATGGACGGAGCGCCGGCGAAGCATGGTCGGCCCACAACGACCTCGCCTGGCAGGCCAGCACCGGTGCGATCACCCACGAGGTCGTGGCCGGCGGCGACTACACGCGCTTCAAGCGCCACAGCGCGAGCACCACTGGGCTGGCCGACAGCCTCGACCTGTACGCGCCGGTCTACCAGCTCGCGCGCAGGCCCGAGGTGGTCCCGCTGCCGGCGCGCAGCAGCACCAGCGAGGAAGCCATCCGCACCCTGGGCCTGTTCGCGCAGGACCGCATCGGCCTGACCGAACGGCTGCGCGCCGTGGTCGGCGCGCGCTGGTCCACGTATCGGCAGGACACCACCTCATGGTCGGGCCGAACGGGCAACGGCAACTTCAGGCAGAAGCAGGACGCCTGGACCAGCCAGTTGGGACTGCTCTACACCCCGCACGAGCATCTCGCCCTGTTCGCCAATCGCACCGCCTCGTTCCTGCCCGTGTCCGGCCTCACCGCGAGCGGCACGCCGCTGGAGCCGGAAACCGGCGTGCAGTACGAAGTGGGCGCGAAGTCCTCGTTCTGGAACGGGCGGCTGGTGGCGACGGGCGCGCTGTTCCGGCTCGAGCGCGAACACGTGGCGGTCTCCGATCGCGACAATCCCAGCTCGCTCGCCGCCATCGGCAAGCAGCGCTCGGAAGGCGTCGACCTTTCCGCGCGGTTGGGCATGCACGGCTGGACCGTGCAGACCGGCTACGCCTACACCCGCGCCAGGACGGTGGAGGACACCAACACCGACCTGGTGGGTGCGCCCATCCGCAACGTGCCCAGGCACAGCTTCGTACTGCAGAGCGAGTACCGCTTCAGCGAGGGCGCCCTGAGCGGCCTGCGCCTCGGCGCGTCCTCCACCTACATCGGCACCCGCACCGGCGACGTGGAAGGCAGCTTCGAACTGCCGTCGTACTGGCGCACGGACCTGTCGATGGACTACGAGATCAGCCGCCAGCTCACGATGGGCATGCGCATCGACAACGTGGCCGACAAGCGCGGCTACACCCACGCCTTCAGCACCTTCGAGGTCTGGCCGGACATCCCGCGCACGGCCAGCATCACGGTGTCCTACCGCTATTAG
- a CDS encoding type II CAAX endopeptidase family protein, giving the protein MQGRETSSAGWGELLVVVAIAFGLPIYWSFSAALTADVDASFTEASLWSMVFYELLVMAVLGPALRLRGWNAQALGLRWQRRDIWPALGLVLACLAACYPVNLLGAFMAEGVNPSRDAMVAGNLSLAAVVAISLINPVFEEVFVCAYVIRVLERRHGRSFAVNVSVAIRASYHLYQGPIGAIALVVVGLILGWWFARTGRLWPAIIAHGLMDLLALMVYA; this is encoded by the coding sequence ATGCAAGGACGCGAAACGTCATCTGCCGGTTGGGGCGAGTTGCTGGTCGTCGTGGCGATCGCGTTCGGGCTGCCCATCTACTGGAGTTTTTCGGCCGCGCTGACGGCCGACGTCGATGCGTCTTTTACGGAAGCCAGCCTGTGGTCGATGGTCTTCTACGAGCTGCTGGTCATGGCGGTGCTTGGTCCGGCGCTCCGGTTGCGTGGATGGAACGCGCAGGCATTGGGCCTGCGCTGGCAGAGGCGGGACATCTGGCCCGCACTGGGCCTGGTGCTCGCGTGCCTCGCGGCGTGCTATCCCGTGAACTTGCTCGGCGCATTCATGGCCGAGGGTGTGAATCCCTCCAGGGACGCCATGGTCGCCGGCAACCTGTCGCTGGCCGCGGTCGTGGCGATCTCCTTGATCAATCCGGTTTTCGAGGAAGTGTTCGTCTGCGCCTACGTGATACGCGTGCTGGAGCGAAGGCATGGCCGGTCGTTCGCAGTGAACGTCAGTGTGGCGATCCGGGCCTCGTATCACCTGTACCAGGGCCCCATCGGCGCCATTGCATTGGTCGTGGTGGGGCTGATCCTCGGCTGGTGGTTCGCACGCACGGGCCGGCTGTGGCCGGCCATCATCGCCCACGGCCTGATGGATCTGCTCGCGTTGATGGTTTATGCATAG
- a CDS encoding LysR family transcriptional regulator, with the protein MDRLDSLHLFTRIVELGSFSQAAAALDVPRATATYAIKALEARLGTRLLDRTTRNVRPTLDGQAFYARCVHVLSELDDAEASLRQVASNPRGVLRVDMHGTHATRIVLPRIDAFRARYPGIELVVSSGDRLVDLVREGVDCVIRAGTPRDSSLVARRLAIMPQVVCASPDYLARFGTPRHPDDLAAHQVVKFFSSGGATDNTLDLRVGGHVRAFALDGWMSVNDAENNVICALRGCGLIQLPRFHVEDELRDGRLVEVLADWPSPDYPLSAMYPQHRQLSPRVRVFVDWLSTLYAEKFGRPGDGA; encoded by the coding sequence ATGGACCGCCTCGACTCGCTGCACCTGTTCACCCGCATCGTGGAGCTGGGCAGCTTCAGCCAGGCCGCGGCGGCGTTGGACGTCCCCCGCGCCACCGCCACCTACGCGATCAAGGCGCTGGAAGCCCGGCTCGGCACCCGCCTGCTCGACCGCACCACGCGCAACGTGCGCCCGACCCTGGACGGTCAGGCGTTCTACGCGCGCTGCGTGCATGTGCTCAGCGAGCTGGACGACGCCGAGGCCTCGTTGCGCCAGGTCGCGTCCAATCCCCGCGGCGTCCTGCGCGTGGACATGCACGGCACGCACGCGACGCGGATCGTGTTGCCGCGCATCGACGCATTCCGGGCGCGCTATCCCGGCATCGAGCTGGTCGTCAGCAGCGGCGACCGGCTGGTCGACCTGGTCCGCGAAGGCGTGGATTGCGTCATCCGCGCGGGCACCCCGCGCGACTCCTCGCTGGTGGCGCGGCGGCTGGCGATCATGCCGCAGGTGGTCTGCGCCAGCCCGGACTATCTGGCCCGCTTCGGCACGCCCCGCCATCCCGACGACCTTGCCGCGCATCAGGTGGTGAAGTTCTTTTCCAGCGGCGGCGCCACCGACAACACCCTGGACCTGCGTGTCGGCGGCCACGTCCGCGCGTTCGCGCTCGACGGCTGGATGTCGGTCAACGATGCCGAGAACAACGTCATCTGCGCGCTGCGCGGCTGCGGCCTGATCCAGCTGCCGCGCTTCCATGTCGAAGATGAGTTGCGGGACGGACGCCTGGTCGAAGTGCTGGCCGACTGGCCGAGTCCGGACTACCCTCTGTCCGCGATGTACCCGCAGCACCGCCAGCTGTCGCCGCGGGTGCGGGTGTTCGTCGATTGGCTGAGTACGCTGTACGCAGAGAAGTTCGGACGTCCGGGGGATGGAGCATGA
- a CDS encoding SDR family oxidoreductase — MHTNASKTAIVTGASRGIGQAIARRLAADGFAVVVNYAGNAAKAQDTVAAIAAAGGTAIAVQGDVGNPDDVAALFDAAREAFGRIDVVVNSAGVMPMARIAADNLADFDRVIATNLRGTFLVLGQAAAQLGEGGRIIALSTSVIAKAFPGYGPYIASKAGVEGLVRVLANELRGKGITVNAVAPGPVGTELFLNGKSPEQIEQSAKLAPLERLGTPDDIAAVVAFLAGPDGGWVNAQVLRANGGFA; from the coding sequence ATGCACACCAACGCATCCAAGACCGCCATCGTCACCGGCGCCTCCCGCGGCATCGGCCAGGCCATCGCCCGGCGCCTGGCCGCCGACGGCTTCGCGGTGGTCGTCAACTACGCCGGCAACGCCGCCAAGGCGCAGGACACCGTGGCCGCCATCGCGGCGGCCGGCGGCACGGCCATCGCCGTCCAGGGCGACGTCGGCAACCCCGACGACGTCGCCGCGCTGTTCGACGCCGCGCGCGAGGCGTTCGGCCGCATCGACGTGGTGGTCAACAGCGCCGGCGTCATGCCCATGGCGCGGATCGCCGCGGACAACCTGGCCGACTTCGACCGGGTGATTGCCACCAACCTGCGCGGCACCTTCCTGGTACTGGGCCAGGCCGCGGCGCAGCTCGGCGAGGGCGGCCGCATCATCGCCCTGTCGACCAGCGTCATCGCCAAGGCGTTCCCGGGCTACGGCCCCTACATCGCCTCCAAGGCCGGCGTCGAAGGGCTGGTGCGCGTGCTCGCCAACGAGTTGCGGGGCAAGGGCATCACGGTCAACGCCGTCGCGCCCGGGCCGGTCGGCACCGAACTGTTCCTCAACGGCAAGAGCCCCGAGCAGATCGAGCAGAGCGCGAAGCTGGCGCCGCTGGAACGGCTGGGCACGCCCGACGACATCGCCGCCGTGGTGGCGTTCCTGGCCGGCCCCGACGGCGGCTGGGTCAACGCCCAGGTGCTGCGCGCGAACGGCGGCTTCGCCTGA
- a CDS encoding SDR family oxidoreductase, translating into MSQVILVTGASSGFGAMSARALADAGHVVYASMRDTGGRNAPQVERAQAYATEHGVQLHTIELDVQSQASADAAVARIVAEQGRIDVLLHNAGHMVFGAAEAFTPEQYAELYDVNVLGTQRVNRAALPQLRQQGKGLLLWIGSSSHRGGTPPFLAPYFAAKAAMDALAVSYAAELARWGIESSIVVPGAFTQGTNHFAHAGTPADAARQRAYDEGATRGLADTALTNLAACEPPDADPASVARAVVDVVNAPYGRRPFRVHVDPSDDGCAVVAAVADRIRVEFLRRIALGDLLAPSTPASAGS; encoded by the coding sequence ATGAGCCAAGTGATCCTGGTGACCGGCGCCTCCAGCGGCTTCGGCGCGATGAGCGCCCGCGCGCTGGCCGATGCCGGCCACGTCGTCTATGCCAGCATGCGCGACACCGGCGGCCGCAACGCGCCGCAGGTCGAACGTGCGCAGGCCTACGCGACCGAGCACGGCGTGCAGCTGCACACGATCGAGCTGGACGTGCAGTCGCAAGCCTCCGCCGACGCGGCCGTCGCGCGCATCGTCGCCGAGCAGGGGCGCATCGACGTGCTGCTGCACAACGCCGGGCACATGGTGTTCGGCGCCGCCGAGGCGTTCACGCCCGAGCAGTACGCCGAGCTCTACGACGTCAACGTGCTCGGCACGCAGCGGGTCAACCGCGCCGCGCTGCCGCAGTTGCGCCAGCAGGGCAAGGGCCTGCTGCTGTGGATCGGCAGCAGCAGCCACCGCGGCGGCACGCCGCCGTTCCTGGCGCCGTACTTCGCGGCCAAGGCGGCGATGGATGCGCTGGCGGTCAGCTACGCCGCGGAGCTGGCGCGCTGGGGCATCGAGAGTTCCATCGTCGTGCCGGGCGCGTTCACCCAGGGCACCAACCACTTCGCCCACGCCGGCACGCCCGCGGACGCGGCGCGCCAACGCGCGTACGACGAAGGCGCCACCCGCGGCCTGGCCGACACCGCGCTGACGAACCTCGCCGCATGCGAACCGCCCGACGCCGACCCCGCCAGCGTCGCGCGCGCAGTCGTCGACGTGGTCAATGCGCCCTACGGCCGTCGCCCGTTCCGCGTACATGTCGATCCTTCCGACGACGGCTGCGCAGTGGTCGCGGCGGTGGCCGACCGTATCCGCGTCGAATTCCTGCGCCGCATCGCGCTGGGCGATTTGCTGGCGCCATCCACACCGGCGTCGGCCGGCAGCTGA
- a CDS encoding tautomerase family protein codes for MPFANYKFPEGILDHARKEEIIHRTTAMFVEYFGEEVRPFSMVLVEEVADGGWGRADETLTLEKMGLPPKGK; via the coding sequence ATGCCATTCGCCAACTACAAGTTCCCGGAAGGAATCCTGGACCACGCCCGCAAGGAAGAGATCATCCACCGCACCACGGCGATGTTCGTCGAGTACTTCGGCGAGGAGGTGCGTCCTTTCAGCATGGTCCTCGTCGAAGAAGTCGCGGACGGCGGCTGGGGCCGCGCCGACGAGACGCTGACGCTCGAGAAGATGGGCTTGCCGCCGAAAGGCAAGTAA